The following coding sequences lie in one Methanohalophilus levihalophilus genomic window:
- a CDS encoding DUF2283 domain-containing protein: MDVNSTHRKEESWDYDFVNDSFFSYPKEVPEGVEYVTSIDFDGIILDVGSDNSVLGVEILDISKKLNVPKSNIQHPANMKIEIDVSKETIEVKLSFALIMRNKPITRTALASGANDLNLAVASQVRAVTA; encoded by the coding sequence ATGGATGTGAATAGCACTCACAGGAAAGAGGAATCATGGGACTATGATTTTGTAAACGATAGTTTCTTTTCATATCCCAAAGAGGTTCCTGAAGGAGTGGAATATGTTACATCTATCGACTTCGATGGAATCATACTTGATGTCGGATCGGACAATTCCGTACTGGGAGTTGAGATTCTGGATATATCAAAGAAGTTGAACGTTCCCAAAAGCAATATCCAGCATCCTGCAAATATGAAAATTGAAATCGACGTTTCTAAGGAAACAATTGAAGTCAAACTGAGTTTTGCCCTTATTATGCGTAACAAACCAATTACCAGAACGGCTTTAGCATCCGGAGCCAATGATCTTAACCTGGCTGTGGCATCTCAGGTACGAGCTGTTACTGCCTGA